The Sulfurimonas aquatica genomic sequence AAAAAAGTTTCTTCTAAAATATTTGACGAACTTCTAGTTGTTGCTCAAGAGCAACTTTCTAGCACTGACTTATATGTTACAGATGTATTTTGTGGTTCATCTATCGCTTCTAAGAGATCTGTTCGTTTTGTATCTGAAATAGCTTGGCAATCTCACTTTGTAAAAAACATGTTTATCCGTCCAACAGAGCCTGAACTTGAAGTATTTAAATCTGATTTTGTTGTTTTAAATGCTTGTAAAGCAGTAAATGATAAATGGAAAGAGCATGGACTAAACTCTGAAGTCTTTGTACTTTTTGATGTTGAAAATAACATAGCAATCATCGGTGGAACTTGGTATGGTGGAGAGATGAAAAAAGGAATTTTTTCTATGATGAACTACTGGTTACCACTCGAAGGAAAACTTCCTATGCACTGTTCTGCTAATGTTGGAGATGATGGTGACACTGCACTTTTCTTTGGTCTAAGTGGAACTGGTAAGACAACTCTCTCAACTGATCCGCATCGTGCACTTATTGGTGATGATGAGCATGGATGGGATAATCATGGTGTCTTTAACTTTGAGGGTGGATGTTATGCAAAAGTAATTAACCTTGATGGTAAAAGTGAACCGGAAATTTACGGAGCAATCAAAAAAGATGCTTTGCTTGAAAATGTAGTAATGTATGGTGATGGTGAAGTAGATTATGAGGATGGTTCTAAAACAGAAAACACCCGTGTATCTTATCCAATTGAACACATTGCAAACCACGAACCAGGTTTAAATGGTGGCCATCCTAAGAATATTATCTTTTTAACTGCGGATGCATTTGGTGTGCTTCCTCCTGTTTCTAAGCTTACTAAAGAGCAAGCGATGTACTACTTTTTAAGTGGCTATACTGCAAAAGTAGCTGGAACAGAGCGTGGTATAACTGAACCAGTTGCAACATTCTCTGCTTGTTTTGGGGAGGCTTTCTTACCTCTTCACCCAACTGTTTATGCAAAGCTACTTGGTGAAAAAATTGATGAGCATGGAGTAAATGTCTACCTTGTAAACACAGGTTGGACAGGTGGCGTTTACGGTGTTGGTAAACGTATGAGTATCAAAAATACACGTGCTTGTATTAATGCTATTCTTGATGGTAGTATTCAAAATAGTGAATTTAATGTCACTAAAACATTTAGACTTCAAGTTCCAAAAACTTTAGGCGATATCAACCCTGATATTTTAAACCCTCGTAATGCTTGGGCAGATAAAGACCTTTTTGACAAGACAAGAGATGATCTTGCTGATATGTTTATAGCAAACTATAAAAAATATCAAGATGAAAACCATACAGACTATGCTCCATATGGTCCAGTTGTAGGAAGTTAAAACTTCCTACAAAAACAGACCCTCTCTCTTAAATATTCCAGTAAAATAATTTCACAAAACATAACTATCTCATAAAGAAAAAATAATATTTACTTATGCAAGATGTGCTGTAAGTACCTTAATGCTACATTTTAGAATCACTCTTAATATTTAGCATAGACTTAAGTACCATGCAACAACTAAAATGATAGTATTTGTTAATTTTATACTATCCTGGAGTTTGAATGATACAAAAATTTCTACTAATAAGTTTAATATCTATAAATTTATTTGCAATTACGAATGAAGAAGTTGCAAAAAAAACAGAATCTATTATGAGTGGATTTGAGGACTCAAGTTCTGAAATGACAATGACTCTTATAAATGCAAATGCTCAAAAACGTATACGTAAAATGAAGATGCAAGTTCTTGAAAAAGAGTCTGGTGACAAATCTTTAATGACTTTTTTATCTCCTGCGGATGTTAAGGGAACAAAATTTTTAAAATATGAACATATAGATAAAGATGATGAACAGTGGCTTTATCTTCCTGCACTAAAGCGCGTAAAACGCATAGCATCAAAAAATAAATCTGGATCATTTATGGGAAGTGAATTTTCTTATGAGGATTTGAGTTCATTTAGTGTCGATAAATATAATTTTAAAGGTGATGCTGAAGTTGTTACACTCGATGGCATAGAGTTTTACAAAGGTCAAAGAGATCCTATAAGTAAAAACTCTGGCTACACAAAGCAGATATCATGGGTGGATACAAAAAGCTTTCTTATTAAAAAAGTTGAATATTATGACCGTAAACATGAGCTGCTTAAAACTGCTACTTTTGAAGATTATAAAAAAATTTCCAATATATGGCGTGTTGGAAAGATGACAATGCTAAATCATCAAAATGATAAACAAACTATACTAGTCTGGAAAAATGAAACAATCAGAAATAGTTTAAAAGAGAAAAGTTTTCATAAAAGAATTTTAAAGAAATAAGGGATAAATATAAATGCGTTTTATCCTTTTACTGTTTTTAACAACTGCTATTTTATATGCAAAATCAAAAGATACTTGTTTTTCTGTTCAACTCACTAGCTTCATAGTAAAAGAGAGTTCAAAATACAACTTTGAAGAACAAGAATATCCAAGATCTTGTCAACTCATCTCATTTACAAATATGAATGCAGTAAGATGTGGCTGTCATGAAAGATATAGTGATGCTAAAAAGAAGCAGAAAAAACTTACTCAGCACTATAAAAATACTATGATTGTAACTACATATAGCTATAGGTTTGCGCCTAAAAAATCTATAGTCCATATCAAACCTAAAGTAGCAGCAGTTATAGATTTAAAAGAGAACAATAAATTCGTCGTTCAAGAGCTAAACCAAACACAGACACAAACTCATCTAGAAGTAGATACTCAAAAAGCTCCCGATATATCTTCTTTTGAGGTATCTTCATTTATTGAAGATATTGTTATGCAAGGAAATATCAACTTAACCACTCAAGCATATATAACAAAACCAAGTACAAGACACTCTTCTAACTATACTCTTTCTGGAGAACTTGAACTAGCATATAATAAAGATAATTTTAAAGCTTTTACAAAGTTAAAGGCTCAACAAGACTACCATGATATTTCAGGTGGAAGTGATGCTACTAAAAGAAGTTATTTAAGACTCAATGAGTTATATTTGCAATATGAGCTTGAAGATTCTCAAATTATGTTTGGAAAAAATATTAGATTTTGGGGTGCACTAGAGGTTAATAATATTACAGATAATTTTAATATTAGTGAATTTCGCTCCGATCCCGTTGAAAATGATAAAATCGGTTCATGGAATGCAAGCTATACACACTATACTGATAGTGGTGAAATGTCTCTCATCGCAAAATTTTATGAGCCCAATAGAGAGATGTCAGCTTTACCATATATCTACTACCCTTTTACAACTAATGTAATTCAATATGATGCAAGTTTAATTACCAAAAAGTCTGTAAATAGACCTAGTGTTTATCTAAAATACTCTGGTTCTACAGATGATGAATATACCCTCGATTATTCTGTCATATTTGAAGATGGATATGACTCTCAACGCTACTATACTTTACCTACATCTCCAACAGGTACAATCAATGAAAATGCCTACTTAGTCAATAAAATCATCACATATAACACATTAGTACTCGGAGCTACTCTTTATAAGTTAGAAGCTGTCTATGCTGATGTTGTTGATGATGATGAGATTTCAGACTACTACAATATTGGTCTTGGTATTGAGCATACACTTACTCAAGTATATAAAGAAGCTGACTTAGGTCTTTTAGCAGAGTATTATAAGTATGCAACTCTTGAGGATACTAAACGCGACGATCTAGAACTTTTTGAAATTTTTCAAAATGATCTTTTTTTGGGGCTTAGATATAGTTTTAATGATGGAAATGATGCGACCATAGTAGGTGGGGCTATTTTAGACCTAGAGTACAATGAACAAGTCTACTATATTGAATACGAAGCAAGAGTCTATGATATATTGAAACTCAACTTAGACTATCGTCAAGTTGAACCATCTAGTAGTGATAAAACAGCATTTAATCAGATGGGTAAACAAAAAAGAATAAGTCTAAAACTAGGATACTTTTTTTAAATGAGAAAATTTGTAAATAGCATAATACACTTTCGTTGGTTCATTGCCTTAATCATCCCAATACTTACTATAGTTCTTGCATTTGAACTTAGAAATATAGAATTTGAAGGCTCATATAGAGTATGGTTTTCAGAAGAATCTGAGTCATTAAAAAAGTATGATAGATTTAGAGCTGTCTTTGGAAATGATGATGCAATTATCATTACATTTAGTGATGAAAATGGAATAATGAATCCAAAAGCACTTGGAGTTATAGATAGACTTACAAACAAGCTTTGGGAAACAAAAAATATTGCTAGAGTTGATTCTCTAACTAATTACCAGTATGTTCACTCAAATCCTGAGGAGCCAGATGATATTATAGTTGAGGACTTCTTTGAAGATATTAGCTCTTTAACAGCTTTAGAGTTTAAGCAAAAAGAGGAGATAGCACTCAAAGAGGACCTACTTGTAAACCGCATTATCAGTAGTGATGGTAAAACCACTATGATAGTGGGGAGATTAACACCTAAAGTAGGTGATATCTTTGGAGCAGTAAAAGAAGTAGGACGAACTGTTCAAGGGTATGTTGATGAAGAGTCAAAAAACAATGGCTACGAGTTTCATCTAGCTGGTGGTCCTATCTTAAACCTGACATTTTCTACACTTGGTAAATCTGATATTACCACTTTTACTCCAATCATACTGCTTATTGCAATGATTCTCTTATGGATTATATTTAGACGATCATCGGGTATGTTGCTGAGCATTGCTGTTGTGATGTTTACATTTATAATTGTTCTAGCTATACAGGTATTACTAGGATATAAGATAAATAATTTTACAGCAAATATGCCTGTATTTATTATTGCCATAGGAATAGCAGATGCTATGCACCTTTACTGGATTTATCTCATCGGCAGAAAAAAAGGCCTTGATAATCACGAAGCTATACACTATAGTGTAGAAAAGAACTTTCTTCCTATATTTCTTACTTCTGTCACTACTGCTGTTGGATTCGCTTCACTTAGTATTTCTGCTATAGTGCCTATAGAAACATTAGGAGTTGCAACTGCAAATGCTGCTCTTCTTGCATTTGCGCTTACTGTGCTATTTGTCCCTGCTGTCCTTGCGATTATAAATCCAAAAGTCAAAGAAAAAGAGATAAAGAGTAGTGAGGAAAAACCAAATAAGATAGCCCTCTTATATGCAGAGTTTATAATCAAACACGATACAAAAATAATACTTGCTACGGTCATTATTTTTGGCATTATAGGTTTTGGCTTAACAAAACTACAAATAGACTCTAACACTGTACGCTATTTTAATGAGGATGTACCCTTTAGAAAAACTGTTACTTTTATAGAAGACAAGCTTACTGGGCCTATGTCATATGAAATAGTACTTGATTCAAAAATAAAAGATGGTATTAAATCATCTGAATTTATGCATATGGTTGAGAAATTTTCAAATGAGTTTAAAAGCAAATATCCTGATGTAAGACACACATCATCCCTTGTAGATGTTGTAAAAAAATTTAATGAGGTTATGACTGGAGAAAAAAATATACCAGATAACCAAAACCTCATCGCACAATACCTTCTTCTGTACTCCTTATCGCTTCCTCAAGGAATGGAGATAAATGATAAAATGGATGTTGATGAGAGGTTCTTGCGTTTAACTGCTTCGATGAATATAGTCGATACATCTTTAGATCTAGAAATGATAAAGTGGGCTGAGGAGTGGTGGAAAACTACACCATACAGTGTAAGTATAAATGGTCAAACGGTAATGTTTGCACATATGCAACATGATGTAACTGACACTTTAGTAGAGTCTATTATCTTAGCTATTAGTGTAGTCTCCATTATGATGTTACTCATATTTAAGAGTTTTCGTATGGTTCCTCTTTTCATCATTCCAAATATATTACCAATTGTTCTAGTAGTTGGGGTAATGGGATGGTTAGGAATTACAGTTGATATTGGGGTTGCTATATCAGGTGCGATTATCCTTGGTGTTGCAGTTGATGATACTATACACTTTTTGGTTAAGTACAAAGAGGCGAGGAAGAAAGGCTATAACTTCAAGGACTCCTTAGTATACATCATGCACTATGCTGGTTCAGCAATTATATTTACCACTATTATTCTAAGTACCTCATTTATGATTTTTAGCTTTTCACAGTTTAATCCAAATGTAAATTTTGGTATTGTGACGGCAATTGCATTAATTATTGCAGTTGCCGTCGACTTAATAATGCTCCCTGCAATCTTAAGTCGATATGATGGAAAAGAGAAGAGCTTTTTGAGTTAATAGTATAAAAATTACTAATTGTAACAAAGAAAATTTAATCACATTCAGTACTAATAAAACCTACTACTTTATAAGACATTTGAATATAATGACTTATATAAGAGAGGTAGTATGTCAAAGATTAGAGAAACGTTTTATAGTAAATTTCCAAACTTAGTAAAAAAATTGCCCAAGCCTATAACAAACTTTATAATTAAATTATTTCAAGCTCTGTTTCATGAACAAACATATATTAATATACTGAGTAAAAACCAACACTTTCATGGTGTAGCTTTCGTTGAACATGTACTTGATAGTTTAAACATCTCCTCGACAGTCAAGCAAAATGAACTACAAAATATTCCAAAAACAGGTCGACTGCTTGTTATTGCAAATCATCCTACTGGTGCGCAGGACTCCTTCTCTTTAGTGCAGCTCATAGCAAATATGCGAGAAGATAAAAAAGTAAAAATTTTAATTAATGATATTATGATGGGTATCACTCAAGCAGCAGAGTTAATTATACCAGTAAACAATCTAACCGGTTCGATAACTAAAGCAAGTCTAAAGTCCATAAATGAAGCTTTAGAAAACGAGGAAGCTGTAATCATCTTTCCAGCAGGTCTAGTAAATAGACTCTCTGTTAATGGCTTAAGAGATACTCAGTGGAAATCTAGTTTTATCAAGATTGCTAAAAGAACATCTACACCTATACTCCCCATAAAAGTCACAGGTAGGAATAGCTTTTTATTTTATCTTGTCTCTATGATACTGCCATTAAAGGTTAGTGGACTTATGCTAGCTCACGAATTTGCGACAGCTGGTAAAAGAAAGCCCTTACACTTTACTATAGGTAAGGTTATTCCAGTAAGTTCATTTTCAGAGAAAATCATCTCTATTGAAGAGTATATAACTATTTTTTATAACCATATATATACTTTAGGCACAAAAAAAGAGCAAGTACTTCAAACAGAAGTTACTATAGGTGAAGCAAAAAATAGACAACTACTAAAGCAAGAGATTAAACAGGCTGAATTTTTAGGGACAACCATTGATGGTAAAAAGATTGTTCTAGCAGACTCTATTCATTCACCTTTTCTTTTACGTGAATTAGGTCGCGTTAGGGAGATATCATTTCGTGCAATTGGTGGAGGAACAGGAACAGCAAGGGATAATGACCTCTACGATACTTACTATAGACACCTAATACTTTGGGATGATGAAGAACTTGAGATTGTTGGAGCATACAGAATTGGCGAATGCAAGGATATAATTGATAAGAAAGGCAAGGAAGGACTTTATACTTATAACCTATGTAATTTTAATGAGCACTTTCAAGACTATTGTGAAAACTCAGTAGAGCTTGGAAGAAGTTTTGTTCAACCTAAATACTGGGGTTCACGTGCACTTGACAATCTTTGGCAGGGTGTTGGAGCATATTTAGCACACAATCCTAAAATTAATTATACATACGGAACCGTCACGATTAATGCAGATACTCCACAAAAAGCTGTTGCTGCGTTAGTATATTTTTATTCCTATCATTTTTCATGTTCAACAAATATGATGAAGGCAAAAACACCTTATGTAATGTCCAAAGAGGATCAAGTTGAGTTAGATGCTCTTTTTAAAGACTTATCATACAAAGATGGTTTTGTTGTACTTAAAAAGTATCTTAAAGATTTAGGTACATCGGTTCCAACACTGTTTAAACAGTATGCTGAGCTTTATGAAGAAGGAGCTGTGCGATTTTTCGACTTTAATATTAATACAAAATGGGGTGGAGTTATTGAAGGTTTTATTATAGCGGACAACTCTAGAATGAAGCCATTAAAAAGAAAACGCTATATAGAAAGCTATCAAAAACTGCAGATAAGTGACTCTCTTACAGGCTTGTATAATCGTGCACACTTTAGTGACATCATAAATACTACAATTAAAAATCAAAGAAAAGTAGATATAAATTTCGCATCACTTATTGTTGAGATAGATAATTATGATTCTATCTATGAAAATGAAGAGAGTAAAACTGCAGATAAAACAGTTATAACAGTTGCAAAGAGACTCAAAAAGCTCTTAAGAGATAATGACATCATAGCAAGATGGGATGATAAAAAGTTTGTTATTATCTTGAAGAATGTGACAACAGATGAAGCAGAGATAGTGAGTAAAAAATTATGTCAATCTGTTAAAAATATAAAAATAACAGATACATTAAATACTACATGCTCTTTTGGTCTTACAATGTATAAAGCAAATGAGAATATAAATGATACTTTTACTCGTTCGGAGAGTGCATTAAATCAGGTAAGAAATAACATTGACAATAAAGTTGCTTCTGTTGCATAATAGAAAAGAAGAGTTAATCAAACTCTTCTTTTTGTAACTTTTTCCATATACATCCACAAACCACCTACAAATATCACTAACAACAGTGGTGCTATCCAAGGTCTATCTCCTATGACCCCTGCTGCTTTTACTAAAACACTCCCAGAGTAATAACTTCCTAACCCAATAGCTAAAGCCCAAACTACAGAACTTAATGTATTGATAAATATAAACTTTTTAAAGTCATACTTTGTAAGTCCAATTGCTATTGGGATAAGTGTTTTAATGCCATAAACAAACTTTTGTATAAGAATAATCCAAGAGCCATACTTTTTCATAAGTACATGTGAAAGTGCAAGTTTTCTTCTATGCTTTTTTAAGCTATCCATCATCATAGTTTTTTGGTAACGTGCAAGGTATACAAGCATAACATCACCAAGAGCATTTGCTACAAATGCAATAGCTATAGAAGTAGTTAGGTCCATCTTTCCCATGTATGAAAGAACGCCAGCACCTAACAGCGCTACAAATCCTCCACCTAGTGAGTAGAGAAAGAGTCCTATATATCCGTATGTCGCTAAATTACTAAATGTATCTTCCATTATTCTACCTATAGTTTATATCATAGTAATTGTTTGCTAGTTTTTAGACTCAGACCAAAGGGAGGATTTGCTCTAAAAACTAGTATACGATTACGGTTTATTTTTATAACTGCTTTATTTTTGTTATCTCATCACGAAGACGAGCAGCCTCTTCAAAGTTCAACTCTTTAGCTGCTTGCTTCATCTTTAACATCAGCTCTTTTGTTAAAGCTTTTCTTTCTGATGCTGGCATTTTATCCATTTTTTTATGTTTTTGGTAAATATCCCCATACTCTTCAACCTTTAAATTCTCATCAAGGCTACGTTTAGTTGTAGTTGGCGTTATGCCATGCTCTTTGTTGTATGCTTCTTGAATCTCTCTTCTTGCTGTGGTCTTTTCTATAGCTCTTTGCATCGAGCCTGTAATCCTGTTCGCATACAAAATAACGCGACCATTCTCATTTCTTGCCCCTCTACCTATAGTTTGAACAAGTGCAGTTTCACTTCTTAAGAAACCCTCTTTATCTGCGTCTAAAATCGCGACTAAACTCACCTCAGGTAAGTCTAATCCCTCTCGAAGAAGATTGATTCCTATAAGTACATCAAACTCACCTAAACGCAAGGCTCGAATGATTTGATTTCGCTCTATAGTGTCAATATCTGAATGCATATACTGCACTTTAATACCTAAGTCAGCGAGATATTTTGTCAAAGCCTCAGCCATCTTTTTTGTAAGTACCGTGATTAAGACTCTTTCGTCTTTAACTATGATGCCTTTAATCTCATCATGGATGTCTTCAACTTGATTATCTGATGGTTTTATCTCTATAATAGGGTCTAGCAATCCTGTTGGACGAATGATTTGGGTAGCTTTTACTTGTGACATCTCTAGTTCATACGGTGCAGGTGTAGCTGAGACAAAAAGATAATGTGGTGCTTTGTCTATGTACTCATCCGCCTTAAGAGGACGGTTATCTAAAGCTGAAGGTAGTCTAAACCCATAATCGACAAGAACCTCTTTTCTAGCTCTATCTCCTGCATACATACCACGATACTGAGGAAGAGAAACATGTGACTCATCTACTATAACAAGGTACTCTTTGTTGTTTTGAGCGAAGTAATCAAGTAGTGTAAAAGGAGCCTCTCCAGGTTTCTTATCTGTAAGTAAACGCGAGTAGTTCTCAACACCTTTACACATTCCTGTAGTCTCGAGCATTTCCAAGTCAAACTCTACACGCTGTTTCAAACGCTGGTATTCTAAAAGCTTCCCCTCTTTTGTAAAGTAGGCAAGTCTCTCATCAAGCTCCTCTTCTATGCGTTTAACCGCTCGAGCCATTTTATCTTGAGAAACGCTAAACTGAGAACAAGCATAGATAGTAAAGCTTTTATGGTCTTCAAGTCGTTTGTTGTCTATAACTTCAAATGTAAAAATAGCTTCTATCTCATCGCCAAAAAACTCTATACGAATAGCTTCTTGCTCAAAATATGGAGGGTAAATATCTAAGCTCTCACCATTAACGCGAATATGTCCTGAGTCAAAATAAGAATCATTTCGAGAGTATCCCATCTCCAC encodes the following:
- the pckA gene encoding phosphoenolpyruvate carboxykinase (ATP); this translates as MKLEELEALGLKDIGNVFHNLSYDELIQHELKNGEVKQTNKGATAVDTGIFTGRSPKDKYFVDRDPSNKYIAWGDVNKKVSSKIFDELLVVAQEQLSSTDLYVTDVFCGSSIASKRSVRFVSEIAWQSHFVKNMFIRPTEPELEVFKSDFVVLNACKAVNDKWKEHGLNSEVFVLFDVENNIAIIGGTWYGGEMKKGIFSMMNYWLPLEGKLPMHCSANVGDDGDTALFFGLSGTGKTTLSTDPHRALIGDDEHGWDNHGVFNFEGGCYAKVINLDGKSEPEIYGAIKKDALLENVVMYGDGEVDYEDGSKTENTRVSYPIEHIANHEPGLNGGHPKNIIFLTADAFGVLPPVSKLTKEQAMYYFLSGYTAKVAGTERGITEPVATFSACFGEAFLPLHPTVYAKLLGEKIDEHGVNVYLVNTGWTGGVYGVGKRMSIKNTRACINAILDGSIQNSEFNVTKTFRLQVPKTLGDINPDILNPRNAWADKDLFDKTRDDLADMFIANYKKYQDENHTDYAPYGPVVGS
- a CDS encoding outer membrane lipoprotein-sorting protein gives rise to the protein MIQKFLLISLISINLFAITNEEVAKKTESIMSGFEDSSSEMTMTLINANAQKRIRKMKMQVLEKESGDKSLMTFLSPADVKGTKFLKYEHIDKDDEQWLYLPALKRVKRIASKNKSGSFMGSEFSYEDLSSFSVDKYNFKGDAEVVTLDGIEFYKGQRDPISKNSGYTKQISWVDTKSFLIKKVEYYDRKHELLKTATFEDYKKISNIWRVGKMTMLNHQNDKQTILVWKNETIRNSLKEKSFHKRILKK
- a CDS encoding efflux RND transporter permease subunit, encoding MRKFVNSIIHFRWFIALIIPILTIVLAFELRNIEFEGSYRVWFSEESESLKKYDRFRAVFGNDDAIIITFSDENGIMNPKALGVIDRLTNKLWETKNIARVDSLTNYQYVHSNPEEPDDIIVEDFFEDISSLTALEFKQKEEIALKEDLLVNRIISSDGKTTMIVGRLTPKVGDIFGAVKEVGRTVQGYVDEESKNNGYEFHLAGGPILNLTFSTLGKSDITTFTPIILLIAMILLWIIFRRSSGMLLSIAVVMFTFIIVLAIQVLLGYKINNFTANMPVFIIAIGIADAMHLYWIYLIGRKKGLDNHEAIHYSVEKNFLPIFLTSVTTAVGFASLSISAIVPIETLGVATANAALLAFALTVLFVPAVLAIINPKVKEKEIKSSEEKPNKIALLYAEFIIKHDTKIILATVIIFGIIGFGLTKLQIDSNTVRYFNEDVPFRKTVTFIEDKLTGPMSYEIVLDSKIKDGIKSSEFMHMVEKFSNEFKSKYPDVRHTSSLVDVVKKFNEVMTGEKNIPDNQNLIAQYLLLYSLSLPQGMEINDKMDVDERFLRLTASMNIVDTSLDLEMIKWAEEWWKTTPYSVSINGQTVMFAHMQHDVTDTLVESIILAISVVSIMMLLIFKSFRMVPLFIIPNILPIVLVVGVMGWLGITVDIGVAISGAIILGVAVDDTIHFLVKYKEARKKGYNFKDSLVYIMHYAGSAIIFTTIILSTSFMIFSFSQFNPNVNFGIVTAIALIIAVAVDLIMLPAILSRYDGKEKSFLS
- a CDS encoding diguanylate cyclase domain-containing protein, giving the protein MSKIRETFYSKFPNLVKKLPKPITNFIIKLFQALFHEQTYINILSKNQHFHGVAFVEHVLDSLNISSTVKQNELQNIPKTGRLLVIANHPTGAQDSFSLVQLIANMREDKKVKILINDIMMGITQAAELIIPVNNLTGSITKASLKSINEALENEEAVIIFPAGLVNRLSVNGLRDTQWKSSFIKIAKRTSTPILPIKVTGRNSFLFYLVSMILPLKVSGLMLAHEFATAGKRKPLHFTIGKVIPVSSFSEKIISIEEYITIFYNHIYTLGTKKEQVLQTEVTIGEAKNRQLLKQEIKQAEFLGTTIDGKKIVLADSIHSPFLLRELGRVREISFRAIGGGTGTARDNDLYDTYYRHLILWDDEELEIVGAYRIGECKDIIDKKGKEGLYTYNLCNFNEHFQDYCENSVELGRSFVQPKYWGSRALDNLWQGVGAYLAHNPKINYTYGTVTINADTPQKAVAALVYFYSYHFSCSTNMMKAKTPYVMSKEDQVELDALFKDLSYKDGFVVLKKYLKDLGTSVPTLFKQYAELYEEGAVRFFDFNINTKWGGVIEGFIIADNSRMKPLKRKRYIESYQKLQISDSLTGLYNRAHFSDIINTTIKNQRKVDINFASLIVEIDNYDSIYENEESKTADKTVITVAKRLKKLLRDNDIIARWDDKKFVIILKNVTTDEAEIVSKKLCQSVKNIKITDTLNTTCSFGLTMYKANENINDTFTRSESALNQVRNNIDNKVASVA
- a CDS encoding DedA family protein, coding for MEDTFSNLATYGYIGLFLYSLGGGFVALLGAGVLSYMGKMDLTTSIAIAFVANALGDVMLVYLARYQKTMMMDSLKKHRRKLALSHVLMKKYGSWIILIQKFVYGIKTLIPIAIGLTKYDFKKFIFINTLSSVVWALAIGLGSYYSGSVLVKAAGVIGDRPWIAPLLLVIFVGGLWMYMEKVTKRRV
- the uvrB gene encoding excinuclease ABC subunit UvrB — translated: MKKKPEFKVVSPYQPAGDQPTAIKELSESILKGNRYQTLEGVTGSGKTHTMARVIENVKMPTIVMTHNKTLAAQLYSEFRQFFPNNHVEYFVSYYDYYQPEAYIPRQDLFIEKDSAINDELERMRLSSTANLLSYDDVIVIASVSANYGLGDPEEYLNMVQALEVGDEISQKKLLLRLVEMGYSRNDSYFDSGHIRVNGESLDIYPPYFEQEAIRIEFFGDEIEAIFTFEVIDNKRLEDHKSFTIYACSQFSVSQDKMARAVKRIEEELDERLAYFTKEGKLLEYQRLKQRVEFDLEMLETTGMCKGVENYSRLLTDKKPGEAPFTLLDYFAQNNKEYLVIVDESHVSLPQYRGMYAGDRARKEVLVDYGFRLPSALDNRPLKADEYIDKAPHYLFVSATPAPYELEMSQVKATQIIRPTGLLDPIIEIKPSDNQVEDIHDEIKGIIVKDERVLITVLTKKMAEALTKYLADLGIKVQYMHSDIDTIERNQIIRALRLGEFDVLIGINLLREGLDLPEVSLVAILDADKEGFLRSETALVQTIGRGARNENGRVILYANRITGSMQRAIEKTTARREIQEAYNKEHGITPTTTKRSLDENLKVEEYGDIYQKHKKMDKMPASERKALTKELMLKMKQAAKELNFEEAARLRDEITKIKQL